Proteins encoded within one genomic window of Benincasa hispida cultivar B227 unplaced genomic scaffold, ASM972705v1 Contig66, whole genome shotgun sequence:
- the LOC120069881 gene encoding probable protein phosphatase 2C 23 — translation MGNRIGKIGHCFAGAGDISRRYDPADIISDPHDGGFGHSFYYLPPDPHTLSSSKDFSDDYISPTTIFRSISGASVSANVSTPLSTSLVDLYPYSTTFDRAAAFDCSNSFASVPLQPVPRHSVSGNSGGFPSSGPLERGFLSGPLAARSFESGPIDRAVYSGPIEKGGGAEKLQRSVSHGGDGDREPKLKKRRRRNLIRILKRAISKTISLNQKAASSRVRESESYKHNENAAASAAQTQSSVHLSSHGSLAQEDDGDYFLGGQSVQWAQGKAGEDRVHVVISEDNGWVFVGIYDGFNGPDAPDYLLANLYTAVLKELKGGLIWSDKFDSTATSSSMNSSNSASIEEDDHGTPHMKNRENDHQSTEIFPVENGVVNLEADSVKKRDRIYNTNYRTSQLMKKADQNPKNWKCEWERERLGLEGKLNNNRQLDHHQIWDESTAINHSEVLNALSQALRKTEEAYLQNADKMVTRNPELALMGSCVLVMLMRGEDVYLMNVGDSRAIVAQQFEPDFGTGKLYRDLERINEGTLRVFESSNGVEFERLKALASHQLTMDHSTYTEEEVQRIKNAHPDDASAIMNDRVKGYLKITRAFGAGFLKQPKWNDALLEMFRIDYVGNSPYITCDPTLCHYKLSPTDRFLILSSDGLYQYFTNEEAVAQVESFIASFPEGDPAQNLIEEVLFRAAKKYGMDFHELLDIPQGERRKYHDDVSVIIISFEGRIWHSLM, via the exons aTGGGTAATCGTATTGGGAAAATTGGCCACTGTTTCGCCGGTGCCGGCGATATCTCCCGCCGTTATGATCCTGCCGACATTATCTCCGACCCCCACGATGGGGGTTTTGGTCATTCCTTCTACTACCTCCCACCCGACCCACATACTCTCTCCTCCTCCAAAGATTTTTCCGATGATTACATCTCTCCGACGACCATTTTCCGGTCGATTTCTGGCGCTTCCGTAAGTGCCAACGTCTCAACGCCGCTCTCCACTTCTCTTGTTGATCTCTATCCTTACAGCACCACGTTTGATCGGGCCGCAGCTTTCGATTGCTCGAATTCCTTTGCCTCTGTGCCGTTGCAGCCTGTGCCTCGTCACTCGGTGTCGGGAAATTCCGGCGGATTCCCTTCGTCGGGTCCGCTGGAGAGAGGGTTTTTGTCTGGACCTTTGGCCGCCAGGAGTTTCGAGTCGGGTCCGATTGATCGAGCGGTTTATTCCGGTCCGATTGAGAAGGGCGGCGGAGCAGAGAAATTGCAGAGGAGCGTCTCTCATGGCGGCGATGGAGACAGAGAACcgaaattgaaaaaaagaagaagaagaaatcttaTTCGGATTCTGAAGAGAGCCATATCCAAAACTATTTCTCTAAACCAGAAGGCAGCGAGTTCGAGAGTGAGAGAATCGGAATCGTATAAGCATAATGAAAATGCTGCAGCTTCTGCAGCTCAGACTCAAAGCAGTGTCCATTTGAGCAGCCATGGGAGCTTGGCGCAGGAAGACGACGGCGATTACTTTCTCGGCGGTCAGAGTGTGCAGTGGGCGCAGGGGAAGGCCGGTGAGGATAGAGTTCACGTGGTGATATCGGAGGATAATGGTTGGGTTTTCGTCGGAATTTATGATGGATTCAACGGTCCTGATGCCCCTGATTACTTACTTGCTAATCTCTACACTGCCGTTCTTAAAGAACTCAAGGGTGGTTTGATTTGGAGTGATAAGTTCGATTCAACTGCAACTTCATCTTCCATGAACTCATCCAACTCTGCTTCAATTGAGGAAGATGATCATGGAACACCCCACATGAAAAATCGCGAGAATGATCATCAATCTACAGAGATTTTCCCGGTGGAAAATGGGGTTGTGAATTTGGAGGCTGATTCAGTGAAGAAAAGAGACAGAATTTACAATACGAATTATAGGACGAGTCAGCTGATGAAGAAGGCCGATCAGAATCCAAAGAATTGGAAATGTGAATGGGAAAGGGAAAGATTAGGATTAGAGGGGAAGTTGAACAACAATAGACAATTAGATCACCATCAAATATGGGATGAATCAACAGCAATCAATCATTCTGAGGTGTTGAATGCTCTGTCTCAAGCATTAAGAAAAACAGAGGAAGCATATCTACAGAATGCAGACAAGATGGTCACAAGAAATCCTGAGCTAGCTCTTATGGGTTCTTGTGTTTTGGTTATGTTGATGAGAGGAGAAGATGTCTACTTAATGAATGTAGGAGACAGCCGCGCTATTGTAGCTCAGCAATTCGAACCGGATTTCGGGACTGGAAAACTATACAGAGACTTGGAGAGAATCAATGAAGGAACACTACGAGTATTTGAATCCTCTAATGGAGTGGAGTTTGAAAGATTAAAAGCATTGGCCTCCCATCAGCTTACGATGGACCACAGCACTTACACAGAGGAG GAAGTTCAGAGGATCAAGAATGCTCATCCTGATGACGCTTCCGCAATTATGAATGACAGGGTGAAAGGTTATTTGAAGATCACACGGGCATTCGGAGCTGGCTTTCTGAAACAG CCAAAGTGGAATGATGCATTGCTAGAGATGTTCAGAATAGACTATGTGGGAAATTCACCTTATATCACCTGTGATCCAACTCTGTGCCATTATAAACTCAGCCCAACAGACAGATTCTTGATATTGTCCTCTGATGGACTCTACCAGTACTTTACCAACGAAGAAGCTGTTGCTCAAGTAGAGTCCTTCATTGCTTCTTTTCCTGAAGGAGATCCTGCTCAAAATCTCATTGAAGAAGTATTGTTCCGAGCAGCTAAAAAATACG